The following DNA comes from Paenibacillus crassostreae.
TCGATAAAGGACAGATTGAGGCAGCTAGATCATCCGGACTTAATTATATTCAGACATTCTGGCATATTGTACTCCCTCAAGGATTACGTCGAATGTCCCCACCATTGGTCAGTCAATTTATTTCCTTGCTCAAAGATACATCTCTTGCTATCATCATTTCGCTCCCCGAAATCATGCACAATGTTCAAATCCTTGGAGGACAAAGCTTCAATTATGTTATCCCAGCACTTATCCTTGCAGCAGTTCTATATTTCATTGTGAATTACACCCTATCGATTATCGCTCGACGTCTCGAGTCTAAGATCAATTAACATCTGAACCTTACTTGCAGTCCGTTTAGGCCAATCATCTTTTTATCGTCAAGTTGAAGGAATGATGAATGGTCTTTGCCGGACTATTTTTCATGGAAATTAAAGTGGAATGGTTGATATTTCTCCTCGCACACGCTAACATGGGTTCATTATCCTATGTGAAAGTTCAGGTGTATATACGATGATCAAAAACGAACAAATCAGAGCCTCCGAGGTTCAGTTGACTGGCATTCATGGTGAAGATCTTGGTGTGATATCAACCTCAGAAGCTCTAGCTTTGGCTAAGAAACACAAGGTCGATCTGATCTGTACTTCACTTTTAAGCAGCCCTCCACCATGCCGATTAATGAAAGCTGGAGCCGCTAAGCAAGAAGTTCAGAAATCTAAGCCAAAGTCCGGCAAGCAAGAACAATCTCTTAAGGTAAAAGAAATACATCTTACACCCCAAATTGAAGATCATGATTACGATACGAAAAAGAATCAAGCTTACAAGCTTTTACAATCAGGAAAAGCGGTGTTGATCGTTGTACGTATTCAGGGTAAAGAAGGCCCTAAAGCAAAAGAATTGCTGGAGCGATTACTAAAGGATCTTATCGATGTAGGAAGTAAACAAAGTGGAATCCAACTCAGCGGTAAGCAAGCTATGGTTCAGGTGAATCCATTATAATAGAAGTTAGAATAACTGGTTCACCTACGTGACCAGAACAATGTGAGGTTAACAAATGTCCAAACGTATTTTATTCACAGGTGGTGGCTCTGCAGGTCATGTCACAGTTAATGTAGCTCTCATTCCAAAGTTCGTCAAATTAGGATGGGATGTATCATATATAGGCTCTATCAAAGGAATTGAATCCGAACTCATTTCCAATATCGAATCGGTGGATTATCATGGCATTTCCACAGGTAAGCTTCGGCGCTATATGAGTATTGAGAACTTCAAAGATCCCTTCCGCATTGTGAAAGGTGTATTTGAAGCTTACACGTTAATTCGTAAAATCAAGCCGGATGTTGTGTTCTCAAAGGGAGGATTTGTATCTGTTCCTGTTGTCATCGGTGCTAAGTTAAACAACGTACCTATCATCATTCATGAATCCGACATTACACCAGGTCTTGCGAACAAAATCGCACTTCCTTTAGCTACTAAGGTATGTGTCACTTTCCCTGAAACGTTAGATCATATGAAGAGTGATAAAGCAACCTATGTTGGGGCAATTATTCGTGATGAACTTCGTTCTGGCGGTGCTAGCCAGGGATTAAGCCATCTTCAGTTTGAGAATAGTAAACCAATCATACTTGTAATGGGAGGTAGCCTAGGCTCCAAAAAAATCAACGATACGATTCGCAGGAATCTCCCCACTCTCCTTGATCAGTTCCAAGTTGTACATATCTGTGGTAAAGGTCAGGTAGACGATTCTATCCAACTCAATGGCTATCAACAGTATGAATATATTCATGATGAGCTACCCGACGTGATCGCCTCAGCAGATATTGTCGTGACAAGAGCCGGTTCTAACTCGATCTTTGAATTTCTAGCACTTCATAAACCTATGCTGTTAATTCCACTATCGAAAGCGGCAAGTCGCGGGGATCAAATATTAAATGCACAATCTTTTGAAAAGGCAGGGTATGCAGAGGTTTTATTAGAAGAAGAATTGACCGACGAGAGCTTTATGCTTTCTCTCAATATACTATTCACCAGAAAATCTCAAATCATAGATACGATGGCTAAACATGATCAGAGTAATACGATCAATCAAGTTATTGAACTCATACAGAACACGGCAAGAACGAGATAGATTTCTAAGATACTTTCTTCTATTGCTAAAAAGACGAACGCAAGGATTAACCCTGCATTCGTCTTTTATATTTAGATGAACTCAATTACGTCCTATCCCGATAATACGATGTTGCTCTTGTAGATGTGTTAGATGAGATGATCGCTTCAGGGTCTATCGACTTTACAAGAACTCTAAATCTTGCTTTTTCTGCGAAATGAACCTTGTACACGATTGGACTACCCTCATCCTGTTCAATATTCTCTTCTTCTAACGACTTTTCTTCCGATATATTGGTCAGTCCCAGACGTAATGACAGAACCTGCTTGATCTCTTCATATCTACTACTTTGAACATATATAGTCCGGTATAAGGAAAATCCTCTAATCGTTAAGTGAACCATCTCAAAAGCTAACAGATAGGCAATGACAGAATACATCGCTTGATCCCATCCGAATACAAATCCAGCCATCGTCAACACCATACAATTGATAAGCATGATAATATCATCCAGCGAGACTGGAACTCCATTTCTCCATAGAGAGTGCTCAGCCAGTTCCAATATATCCAGCGCTCCTCCATATCGCACGACAATACCGAGACCTAACCCCAACGAGACTCCACCCACCATTGCGGCAGATAGAGAATGTTCGATTAAGGCAGGTATATGATGAAGAAAGATGGCAGTTAATGAGAATACGATCAATCCTAATACCGTCAGGACAACAAACTCTTTACGTATATGTTTGTAGGACATAACCATAAAAGGTACGTTCAACAGGAAAAGAAATAATCCTAGTCTCATCTCCGTAATATGAGCGAATATGGCTGAAATTCCTGTCATCCCACCAATAATAATCTGATTAGGCATTAGGAAAAGTTCTAAGCCCATTGATGCTAATATACTTCCTACAACGACAAAGAAGATATGAATAAACCAGCGCTTAATGTCATTTAACTCATAAGCTTTCCTTGATTCTAATGAAGTTCTAAGTTGTTTCAGTGCAAATCCCTCCTCCTCTGCTATAGACTCTCCCTATAATGACAGATGGTTCTGGATAGCATTTTAATAGGATTCGTGTAATTTAAGTTCCGCTTTCTTCTGGTAGCTTAGGGTTTACGTTCGTGTTACCTCTTCTTTTGGAATCTTTGAATTTGAATATATTATCCATAAAGTTGTATACATGCTTAGATTCTTTCGATAATAGAGGACCGAGAATAGCCATAATTAATACATAGAGCGCTGTAAAGGATTGAAGCACAGGCATAAGGCCCCCTGCCTTCCCTAAGTTAGCCATAATAATGGAGAATTCTCCACGACCCATAATCGTGAACCCAATGTTAAATGATTGCTTGGTAGACAAACCAGCGCTTCTCCCAGCCATCAATCCAGCTATAAAATTCCCGACCAATGTCAAAAGAACTGCGGCAAGAGATAACCATATCGCACCGAACATTTCCAGTGGATTAATAGATAATCCAAAGCTAAAGAAGAAGATAGCTCCGAAAAAGTCCCTGAAGGGTAAAATAAGATGCTCAATTCGTTTCGCATGTTTCGTATCGGCGAGTACAAGTCCAAACA
Coding sequences within:
- a CDS encoding undecaprenyldiphospho-muramoylpentapeptide beta-N-acetylglucosaminyltransferase, which codes for MSKRILFTGGGSAGHVTVNVALIPKFVKLGWDVSYIGSIKGIESELISNIESVDYHGISTGKLRRYMSIENFKDPFRIVKGVFEAYTLIRKIKPDVVFSKGGFVSVPVVIGAKLNNVPIIIHESDITPGLANKIALPLATKVCVTFPETLDHMKSDKATYVGAIIRDELRSGGASQGLSHLQFENSKPIILVMGGSLGSKKINDTIRRNLPTLLDQFQVVHICGKGQVDDSIQLNGYQQYEYIHDELPDVIASADIVVTRAGSNSIFEFLALHKPMLLIPLSKAASRGDQILNAQSFEKAGYAEVLLEEELTDESFMLSLNILFTRKSQIIDTMAKHDQSNTINQVIELIQNTARTR
- the infC gene encoding translation initiation factor IF-3, translated to MIKNEQIRASEVQLTGIHGEDLGVISTSEALALAKKHKVDLICTSLLSSPPPCRLMKAGAAKQEVQKSKPKSGKQEQSLKVKEIHLTPQIEDHDYDTKKNQAYKLLQSGKAVLIVVRIQGKEGPKAKELLERLLKDLIDVGSKQSGIQLSGKQAMVQVNPL
- a CDS encoding YitT family protein, with product MKQLRTSLESRKAYELNDIKRWFIHIFFVVVGSILASMGLELFLMPNQIIIGGMTGISAIFAHITEMRLGLFLFLLNVPFMVMSYKHIRKEFVVLTVLGLIVFSLTAIFLHHIPALIEHSLSAAMVGGVSLGLGLGIVVRYGGALDILELAEHSLWRNGVPVSLDDIIMLINCMVLTMAGFVFGWDQAMYSVIAYLLAFEMVHLTIRGFSLYRTIYVQSSRYEEIKQVLSLRLGLTNISEEKSLEEENIEQDEGSPIVYKVHFAEKARFRVLVKSIDPEAIISSNTSTRATSYYRDRT